The Apium graveolens cultivar Ventura chromosome 3, ASM990537v1, whole genome shotgun sequence sequence atatctaTATTTTAATACCCTAAACTAACACTTTTACAAATATGTTACAAGTCGTGACACTTTATATCTAATGTAACATCATATTTTTTGCTAAGGTAACAAAAAAATCACAATGTTACATTAGATCATATGAAGCATAGCTAAGGTAACATATTGAGGTAACATATTTTTGAAGGGGGTTGTGATAGGTCATATTTGGTGTAGTGACGCAAAATCACTCGACATGAAGACTTGGAAAAAGATTTTTACGACAAAAATTATCAACTAAAATATTCTTTTACGGGAGAAAGGATTAACGCGTATTGAAGGGAGCTTATTAGCAGAAGATGAAGTGAAGATATTGTGGATGACAAAAAATACGGAAGGACGGAGGAAGTAGAAGAAGATTTTCCACTTTGTTTTTACAAACTAGAAAATCGGGGGggggggggtagttgttataccatAAAATTGGTATGGGTATTAAATCGGATCTTTAAGAAAATGGGTCGGATCACCGCCGAGTAAGAGGATGGACGAGTTTCGGAGAACGCGTCTCCGGAGCCTAGGGCGCTCTCTAAAGGGATCTCCCTATATGGGAGTCGCGTACGACGACTATTGACGATGAGAAGTTACGACGACGATTGGTGAAGTTATTATATGAAGGTTTACGATGATCATTACGGCGGAGGATCACGATGATCATGCTGGAGGAAGTGTGTGACAACCGTTACGATAACGAAACCATGACGGTCACTATGGTAGAAGACGACGACGAGGAACAAGTATTGATAAAGAGCCTATGAAGGATGATCTTAAGTCAAAGAAGACTGAGTGAAATGATCAAGAAATGAAGAACGACCCGGTCTCCGGGAAAAAGTCCCCGGACCCCCATAGGGCGCGCCCCGTGCTATATGGCCGCACGGGGTGGTCGTTCCGCGACACGAATAAGTTGATAAGGAAGAATTATCGATGAGGTTGCTCCCACAACTAAACTGGAAAATGAACAAAGCATAAAAATCGTACAAGGAATGGGAGCCCCCGGAGAACCTCTCCATGCTTAGGGCGCGTCCTATGCATGAGGGAGGACTTCGGAGAGCTCCAACCCTTCACAGGGCGCGCCACGTGAAGAAAAAGGGCCCTCCAGGAGCCCTTCGTCCCAGAAAACATGTCAAAAATATCGTTATGTAGTCTTGCGGGTTATCCTCGTAGGGAACAGTTGTAAACATCTAGTGTGTACTTTGAGAGCCCTGTCTCCGTATTCGGCGAGTTGTCCTCAACGGGAGACTTTGAGGTTATCTCGTATTTTGCACTTCTACGCTTGGTATCACTTGTCATGTagtctggtgggttatcctcatcggGGGGCAAGAATGTGCTTTGGCATTCACAGTAAATCATGGCTATACCTGCGGTTAAGATCGACAGAAGTAGTGGTATCGGATGGGAATATCCTTCAACCGGGGAGTTTACTTGTCCGTGAAGTACCGAAGTCGTAACTGAGTTTTGGACCTTTATGAATTGGTCGCATCGTCAGACACTAAAACAAATCAATGTTCGAGTTATAATAGGAAGTTGGTTCAAAAACTCTTATTGGGTCACGAAATGAGAAGCCAAGTCCATCTAGGTTTCTTATTCTCCAAGAACTACGTATGCTTGATCCTCTATAAAAGGAGCTACGTAGGCACATTGCGAGGGCACGTGTTTGAGAGCTTTGAGAAGGCAAACATAAACCCTAGTAATCTCAGCTGTTATTTAAGCACAAATCAACACACTCCGGTAATTTCTCCGATCACCGATCACCACAACAGATCTTGATTTCGGTCGCGAACCTCAAATCTTTGTTAATCAAATTCTTCTTTTAACACATATCACACATCTAAGGTCCGTGTCGAATCCAAATATGAGCATCGTCTCCTTCGTGAGAAGTCTATTTTTCAGAGCTAACCAAAGAGTAAACGAGCATTTTGACATTGTCAGCCAGTATCATGCATACTTCCTTTGTCCGAGATGGAACAATAAAAGAGACTAGCTTTAGTCCGAACTAGGCAAAGAACACATTAACAAGATTAGATGATTCTGCAACAGAAATCATAAATTGGTCGAATTTTTGCACGAAAGAAGTACTTTTAAGCCATGAATCATGTCAAAAATCAAAATGATCGATCCCGACTATATCTTGAACGAAATCGAGATTGTTTTTCGTTTTCGCCAACGGACTTACTCGCAAATACTTTCGAAAAATAGTATAAAATTCTTTTTATTTTGAGAATATTTCAAGATCGAGCTCTTAGAATAATAAAATTGTTgttgtcaaactaagtacataAATATTAACCCACGCAGTCGTACTACAGTGACTGAACTCTTATATCTCTTGTAGAAGATTAGAAATTCGATTCTTAAAGCATgcatatataattaattaataaaaaaataccGAATATTAAAAAGTAATTTCAAAATATTGTAATAAAAATGACGCGATAATACCATGTAATTTAATCAACTTAACAATAGTTCTGATATCATTAAAATGATATCATTAAAAAGGGGATCAAGTaacatttaaaattattttaaaatcatgaTTATGAAAATTGGCTGAGTTTTTGTCGATAAATTATTTAACTTTTTTAAAATTTCCGGTTGAATTTGATGTCTAGGTTACTACAGATGGGATATGGGGAAACTATCTCTCTCGATTCACGTAACCACCATCATCATCTTCAATTTTTCCTGTACTACTTATTAGAAGATCAAGATCAAGGAGGAGCCAATTTTCTTCCGAACAGTTACTTTTTGTATTTACCGatcacacacacatatacatagtTGTTCATCATTACCCATTTCAAAGTGGATTTTCAAACTTATTACCCAATTGATTGCAACTTGCGGGCAACCAAATAACAAGTAACAAATAATTAGGTAAGTCCCGTGTGAATTATACCATGGGCTCAGGTTTGTTTCAACTCTTTTCAATTTTAGTGATCAAATTTTGTGTTTGTTTGATGTGAGTATTGATTCTTACATATATGTTATATTATTATTTTCACTTTTTACGTATTTTTGACACGCACACACAAACCGGGAGTCTTTCGGAAAACAACCTCTTAATTCTTCGGAATGAGGGGAAGACTGCGTATATCTTAGCCCCGACCCTGCATTAAGCGGGATATACTGGGTATGggtatgtttggtttggtttgatTACAAATTGTCATTGATATCATAACCGATTAGTTCCCCTTTCAGCAATAGATGATTGTCCTTGTTAATTTAATCAAAAAAACAAATAAACAAATTTAATTAAGCATCTCCCCCTTCTAAACTTTATATATAGGTAACCACCTCCTCTGTTACATTTCCCCCTTCCTCCGCCATTCAATTTCACCGTTAAACATTCAGCGCctatacacacacatatacatacacaaaATCGACATTTCAAGAAAATTAAATTGTCACCGTAATTTAAAGAAATATTAATCGCGAAAACAAGCTAGGGTTTTGTGCGTGAAAAAACACACaatgaaagaagaaataaaaaCAGAGCTTAAAAACGACGTCGTAGAAGAAGAGAAATTAGCGTTTGAGAAGATTGTTGTTGTTGGATATGCTCTTACTTCTAAGAAGATCAATAGCTTCTTGCAACCTAAGCTTCTCAGTCTCGCTAGGTATCTTACTTATACAAACACACATAATGTGAAGCGAGAATTGATCAATTAGTTTGTCGATTTTACGGAATTGTATTGCTGTTTCTCGGAGAAAATGTCGAAATGTTTATCGATTAGTTTGCGTGATCAGGAATGATTTCTGTTGATTAGAATCTGTTTTAATGTTTTGTGGATAGTGTTAGGTATCTTACTTActtatacacacacacacacacaatgtGACGTGATAATTGATCAATTAGTTTATCGATTTTATGGAATTGTATTGCTGTTTCTCAAAGAAAATGTCGAAATGTTTATCGATTAGTTTGCGTGATCAGGAATGATTTCTGTTGGATTAGAATCCTTTTAATGTTTTGTGGATAGTGTTAGGTAATGTactgacacacacacacacacaatgtGAAGCGATAATTGATCAATTAGTTTATCGATTTTACTGAAGTGTATTGCTGTTTCTCGAGAAAATATCGAAATGTTTATCGATTAGTTTGCGTGATCAGGAATGATTTCTGTTGGATCATAATCTTTTTTAATGTTTTGTGGATAGTGTTAGGTAATGTACTTACACACACACAATGTGAAGCGATAATTGATCAATTAGTTTATCGATTTAACGGAAGGTTGCAGGTTTATGTGTTTGTTTAGGTTTATCGATTAGTTTGCGTGATCATGATTGATTTTTGCTTAGGTAATTTTTGGATTAGAATCTTTGTAATGTTTCGTGGAAACGAAAGTAGAGTGATAGTGATTTCAATGATCCGTAATAGTTGTATTGTTTCAGTTTAGTGTTGTTAATCTTGTTTTTATTGATAAATGTATAAAATGTGTGTGATAATGTTTCTTATCATAATGACCGTGATTGAATTTGATGTTATAATTTTTCAATAGTTGATTATTTTTTCAGTGATGGGGAAGGTGAGAGGGGGAGGTTAGGATCGAACTATAGACATGTTATAGGCTTGTAGTATTAGAGCAATATGAGTATGGAACTCATTAATTGAATTCAGGTTGCGGTTATCTGAACTTGTTATGGATTTGTTTCAGCTTGGTTATCTTTCTATATTACTTTTGATAGAGTGTGCTTGTTTTGGTGACGAGCTTCTGTCCTCTATTTAttataatgatgatgatgatgatgtaATTGAATATATAAGTATGTCCTTAATATCTTATTTTTCTTGCATGTGTTGCATCATGTTGTTCTATGCACTGTGATAACTGAGGATAAATTTTTTTTCCTCACCAAATCAGACGTTCGCCTGCTTTGAAGTGTCATTACAGCTACCGAAAATTAATACATTATCAGTATCTTATTTATTGCTATTAGTGAATTTGTGTTCTCTATATCTGTTTTAAGTACCTTTTCAATTGGACCAAGTGCTGCTAAAAAACCTTATAGCAGTTCCTCGTAATTCTTAGCTGAAGGCCCATTATGAGGTTTTTTTGCCCAAAATAGCAGAAGATAACTCAACTTCAAGTTGTGATACAACTCACCACTGCATTTCAGTATGTGTGACTTTTGACATGATAATTGTCGAGGCGTCGCCTAGGCTGTCTAAAATGAATAGGCGTAACCAACCTTGATTTTTATAGGTTAGGTGAAATAGGGGGCGCCAATGCGAGTTAGGCAGTGCCTAGGCGTACACTAGGCGAGTCAGTCGTtcatccacacacacacacacacacacacacatataggAAATATGTTTCTAGTACATGATTTAACTTTGCCTATTTTCACTTATTTTGGTAAAATCACTAAAGCATACCATTGAACCATTATACTCTTAACAAAAGTTAATAAAATCTATTCGGTTCAATGGAATAAACTAATAATTACATTAACGTAATTATTATTAAGAACAATCAAAATACATTTGCATAATATCTTATATATATGCCTATATACCTAATTCGCCTAGATGTTCAGGTGGTTCATTATTGTCTTGGTTCGCCTTTATGCCTTGACAAATATAGTCATAGCCCTCTTTCATCATGCATTATAATCCGTAGCTCCATCCCCACCTGCGTTAAACTTCACAACTCTGTATCAATATGTGTCTAATGGTTAAGCGTATCTCTGAATTAAAGCTGCATACATGATGGGATTTCAGGGTAGAAATCAATTCGATAAGATTTTTCTTTATATATTTATTCActttttttaaacaaaaaaaatGCTCATGTGCTGACTACATGAAAAATGTTTCCTTAGGTAAAAGCTTCGGTTCAACTATGATCCCAGAATTTCCTGTTTGTtatttatgtgtgtgtgtgtgtataatCGTCTATATTCACCATGCTTATTAAACTAAAATCCAACATTTTGAATTTTGCTAATTTGTGCACCATTAACTGAGTAGGTGTTAATTTGAACTCGCACCTTCTGTCATTGTACAATAATCTTTTGGTATGATAGTGTGCTTGAATATGCCATTTGTTTTTAGGCATAATTTGGAGGCGTAGAGTGTCGATTGGTCCAACATTTTTGTGACACTCTTTATGTCCTCTATTGACTTTTCTTTGGGTTTCTGTTGTGCAATAATTATACTGGTCATCTTGGGTTGTAATACAGGAGTAAGGGTATTTCATTTGTTGCTATTGACCAAAGCAGGCCACTTTCTGATCAAGGTCCGTTTGACATTCTCCTACATAAGGTTAGTCAATGTTTGCAAGTCTAGTTGCACAATTGTTGGCTTTCCATTTGTTTATCTTTCATTGCATCTTTTGAGCAAAGTATCTCTTGTAGTTTTTGCTCAATAGTTATAACAGTTGTATTATTTTCTCTATTATTTTTACAGCTGTCAGGAAAAGAATGGCGAAAAGCTCTCGAGGTTGGTTCATGAACTACTGCTCTTGTTCTCGTTCACTTATTCAGTAAGACCAAAAGTACTTTGTAACCGAATAATGGATATGATTGTAGCACTATATGATATAATTTATAATGATGTCAATTAAATGAGATAACTGTACTATCAGCAGTCAAGTCCAACATTCCTAAAGACTAGGCCCATGTGATGTGACATAACCTGCAGTGCCTTATCTTTCCTCAGGTTGTGAATCATTAAAAATCATGGTCCTCAAACATCCAAAATCTTGTGGTCTATGCTGCTAAATAATATGATTCCATGTTTTATTACAACAGTTTTGTTTTTCCTGGGCACATCGTCAATGCCTCTGTAAAGCGAAGCTGGAAGCAGCTAACTGTGTGTTGTTCTTTGATACTCTTGGACCTTGGTTTACATGTTCAGTTTAGTAGAAATTACTTGTAAAGGATTTTGTGGTTTTCTTGAAAGAACCTCTAAGGTGTACAATATTCATTCTAGATTAACATGTGGGTCATATTAAAGTTCATTAgtaaacagtaattatataatgaAATTTGTGGAAAAGTATATATAATTTCTTTTGGAAAGCCTATTTTTATTTATAAGTTGAAACAGGTAGGTTGGAGAAGGAAGATAAATCTACATCTACATTATACCAAAAGAAAGTACAAGTTATGCCAAGTGTCACCCTCTCCTTTAAAGAGAACACTTGTCATTCTCTCAATTAATTAGATATACTTTTATTTtttcattaaattaaattttttctTAGTTGGCATTCTAACATTAATGGCACTAGCATTTATATATCTTCCCTTATTTAATTCTCTTCTCTCTCATTCCACTAATTCTCTCTCTTCTACATTTTTCAATTTTGTAACTTATTTCAACATTATTTGAGATATATCTATCAAATCTAATTTCTACCTTCTATGTATTTGTATACCAAGTGATACTATTACTTAAAATTAAGTCACCTACAACTATCAATTTATctgttttatattaaaataaattatatgtatCAAGTGACACTCCCTATTTGAAACTAAATATATTACGATTGTCAATTTATCTATTTAAATAAAAGATATTTAATAATGATTATAACATAACCAGGCATCAGCCCGAGAACTATTCTAGTGTTTTTATGAATACATATGTCAGCTGTCAACATGGTTTTTTTTTGCTATTTATTAAGTTTTACTGTATGCTTATTTCCCAGTTGTTAAATTATGAGCACATTCACCAGCCTTTTACATTAAGTTCTTTGGATTGAATCAGACCAGCAATTAGTATCTATGTACATATTTTAATAATGAGTAAGTAAAGAGTTAGCCTAAAATGGTAAAGAAGTAgactaaaatttaaaatttaatttgtTATCAGTCACGGGCAACTAAACTAACTTCAGAGGCAGATTGGTGCTTGTTGTATTGAAATATTGAATGACTCCATTTGTCGCAATTGTTTGTAAATAATTTCCTCAAGAACTGATTATATCTAATGTTGATGCTAttcatttgaaattttaataTGGCTGCAATAAGTAGTGTTTCATGCATTGTTGTCATTCATGAATGTGATGAATCGAAGGAAAATACAACAATACCAGATCTGCAATTACTACTGTATATGTAGAACAGAGGAGTTTTAAGTAATTGCTCATTTCCAAATACAAATCTCATGGAGTTTCTAATATGTCATTAGTTTATTTTGTTTAAAAAATTACTTCACAAGTATGTCATTGAATATTTGTTGATCCGTCATATAATCTAGACACAGCTAGATCAGATTGCTGCATGCTGGACGTAACAAGTAAGAAAGTGTGTTGATCCACCAAATTTAGAATATACAGCTATAGGAGAGCACATAACCAGTTATTTAAAAGATTTTGCCAACTCTTTTCCACTGTTTTATAGTCTTATGTTGGGTTAGTGACAAATATTCTGAAATGCATCTTATTAATGATAGCTAGCAACAATCGTATTACCTTTGTCTTTGTTGCATTTACATTTTTTATTTCGTAATTGGTTATGAAATTACAATCTAGTACGCTTTCAAGTTAATAATGCAGTATTTAGCAACCAAATTTTAATTAAGTCTTATATATGAATTAGTAGTTTTCCTGTGGCTGTTTATAATATTCTGAAGAAAAATATTATGCAAGAATTTACAATGTGCTGCATGTCTAATACATAACCTGTTACATGCTAAATTTACATATTTGTTGAACGCACTTCCCATCAAATGCACAGTATTTCTTCCGTCTCAACTTtttttcccatttatttttaCAAGGATTTCCGGCAGATGCATCCTGAAGTTACAGTCCTTGATCCTCCAGATGCCATACAACATCTATACAACCGCCAATATATGCTTCAAGATGTTGCTGATCTGAACTTCTCTGATGCATATGGTAATTTTCCAGTGTTTGATATGATTTTAGTAATCACAGGATTCGTTTGTGCCTACTCCCTAGAGTGTttgacatcagaatttacagattaTAGTTTGTGTTTCTTGTTACAACTCAGTAACAAGGTATGGTAGCAAGCAGGATGTTGTAATCTCATATTTTGCTTGAATTAAAGAAATAccaaattattcaaaaaaaatatattgtGTGAAGATAAATAGAATGCAATTGCAATATGTTTCCCAAAGTCTTCTTTTGTTAATGGAATGGAGGCTTACAATGCTTAGTGTAAGGTTCTGACAGAGTGACAGtattataatgaataatattatGGCATCTGAAAGTTCTGGAATCTAATCAATTTTAGTGATCCATGATAGATTAGGTTATCGGGTTGACATTTTAGCTATATTGCAGGCATAGTCCGTGCTCCAAGACAGCTGGTGATAAAAAAGGACCCGTTGTCTATACCTGAAGCAGTTAGTAAAGCCGGGCTGATTTTACCCCTTGGTATGTTCTCATCACAAATAtgttttgaaaatttatttttgaaatttgtGATGTTTCCAACAGTCCAACTCCTTTACTCAACTTGGAGATTTCCGACAACTAGAAGCAAACAATATTATGTTGGCACATATGTTTATTAAATTAATTTGGTGGCGCATATCTTAGGTTTATGCTGTTTTGCTAACTCCCTTTGATTCTTTAAGTATTATTGAATTTTGTGAATGATTATATGTGACGTAACAGTTTATTGAACTTTaaaaagaacaaagaagcatGTAGAAAACATGTACTTTCCTCCATCCAGATTTAGTCGATCCTTTTAATTTGTATTATACATAGGCAGGTAGTGGAGGCCGTGCTTGGCGCGATGGTCAAGTGTCTACTTGCAATCCGCTAGGTCACAGGTTCAAACACCTTGAAACAGCCTGCTGGTGTGGGAGCCTTGTGAATATGATGACCTTTTTACAGAGTCAGGTAGTCATTTTTCTAGGATTGGAGTGAGTATTAAGTATCAAAACTAACTTATTGTCGTGCCAGAGTGGCTATTTCTGCACATAAAGGGGCGGCTAAAATTACACTTTTTGGTTAAATATTTATAAGATTGTATTGTATAAGAATACGTTAATGCTTATATTAATATTTCTTACTAATACGTTTTCATACCGAGATTAATTTTGTGCTTGTTTTAGTTGCAAAGCCTTTGGTAGTAGATGGAACTGCGAAGTCTCATGAGTTGGCATTGGCTTATGATCAGCACTCGCTCCAAATGCTAGAAACCCCACTCGTTCTTCAAGAATTTGTTAATCATGGTATGCTATTTGTGCACTTGGTTTAAATGTGTATCTCTGTCCTTGGTTTGTCTAGTGGTATTTTATCGGTATTTGCTAATGCATTTGAATTTGCGGTTGTAGGAGGAATTCTCTTCAAGGTttatattgttggggaagccatCAAGGTTGTGCGGCGTTTCTCTTTGCCTGATGTTAGCAAACAAGAATGGTCTAAAAGTGCTGGTGTATTTCGATTCCCAAGGGTTTCTTGTGCAGCGGCTAGTGCAGATGATGCGGATCTAGACCCATCTATTGCTGGTAAGTCAATCAAATTTTAGAAACAGCCTTCCCTATCTTTCACAAAGCATCTCCATCACAAACAAAGACCAGCTTTAAATGTTATGGAAAACATAAATGAAGCAGAACCAAAAATATCCCACACAGCCCATGACTTGGTCAAATGATTTCCACTTATTTATTCTTCATTTAGTGGTTGTGGTCAAAACTCTTATTGAGTAATGTTACCCTCTTTCCAACAATAACTTTTTAGGAAACAAACAATAGAAAACATAGTATAGTATGTTCATCCACCCATGCAGCTGTCAAAATAAGAAACTATTAAATATGCTATCACTGTGTAAGAGTGAACTAATGCAGCACAACATAAATGATGCGCAACATTCACAGTCAATGTGTTTCGCATACACAAAGTTATAGAAGTACCATTTGATTTTTCCTTTCATCCGTTTAAAGTATAAATAGATCCTGTTCTGAGACCTGTTTTCCCTGCTTACTCTTTTCCAGTCCAAATCGCCTTGTATTCTGTTCCTCAAGATTAAGAAATTTAGTTAAATATCATCGCCAGTATCAACTGTGATGCAAAAGTGATACTTTACGTTAACAGATTGTATATGGCATAGCACTTGACCTTTATGTCCATTTTTATTTCCATCACGTGAATTTTTGTGTATGGTATGTAGAACTTTAGCTTCCTTTAGGTATTCCATGAATGCAAGTCAATGCCTGCATGAAATGAAACTTCTCAATGTGATATTGTCTCAAGGGCCTAGCTACCTGGTTTGTTATAATGTGGAAGATGACTGGATTTTTGCCCACGCTAAGTCATTAGCAGATCGCTTTCAGCTTGTCGAAAATATGGGTAATAGACTAATAGTACATCTAGAGTTTAATTTATTGCATTTTCATATACTTTTAGTGAAAGACAACTTCTTGTTAACTTTTGAAACTATTTTTTTTAGATTGTTTGAGCCTCTGTTTCTGTTTAAAGTTGTCCTACGCAAGAATGTAAGTGTGGTGAAGGAATTAAAACTTGCTTTGTGTATTGTATGATTAATTCTTTGCATCTGTACTGTCATTTCTTGTATTGTGAAATTTATGGCGGTTAAAGTTAATTGTTTTTTATGTATTATATGCAGAGCTTCCTCCACAGCTTCTACTTGAGAGACTTGCTCAGGAACTTCGTCACCGCCTGGTACTTTGATAGATTTTTCCTTATACACAGGCAGTAATATAGTGCAATTTACAACTTAAATTATGTTGGTTTATAAAATTATCTTTTGCAGTTAatgtttaataatattttatcaAACACAATGATGTTTGTTTACAGGGTCTACATCTCTTTAATTTAGACATTATCCGAGAGCGTGGAAGCAAAGATCGATTCTATGTCATTGACATAAACTATTTCCCTGGTAAGGATATGTTTTGGGAAGTTTATTGGAATTGGTTATGCTCATTTTCGAATTGTGAAACCTTTGAAGAACAGATCTAAGATGGTTCTGATTTTGTTTACAGGGTATGGTAAAGTACCAGACTATGAGCACATGTTTACGAACTTCCTTCTCAGTTTGGTGCAAAGCAAGTACAAGACAAACTATGCTGGTGCATGCTAAGAGGCTTCGGATATAAACGAGAAATGTGCACATTTATCAGAGATCATTTCTACCCTTACAAGCGAATGCAATAAATGATCAGAAATGAGATAAAAAAACAGAGAACATGTTTGATTGATAGCACATCGACTGTCTCAGTTCAAGCTGGATCAACATGGCTATATAAGGCCCTTGGCAAGTCTGTACAAGCTCTCTCCCATCAAAGCTAATCAGTCCAATTGCTTATTTCTCTGTTCAACGCTAAAAGCAACCACCATGGTTTGGTTTGTCTATGTGCATCAACTGTTTGCCAGAGTCTAGTTCAAACCAGTTTACAACTTTTTACAAGTCATATTGCTTGATTCTCTGTTCAACTCTATAGCAAATACCAGGGCTTGGTTTGTTAATGTGCATCAACTATTTGCTAGAGCATAGTTCAAACCAGCTTACGATTTTTTTCAAGAGTTAATTTGCGTTTTGATTTCTGACCAAATCAAATTCCATTGTCTATTATCAGTTTCAGTATAAACATAGATAAACTGCAGTTAGATTATCTACTATGCATTGTTGCTTATCAACATTTTAATAACTAAAGCTGTATTATTCTAGTTTACAATATAAACAGGTGAGGTAGATAATTACCCAAATGAAACATTGCTTAACAATTTTGCCTCTGGATAGCATTTGCATACATAATGTCACTTAATTCAACAAAATTAGAATGAAAGGAACAGGAATGAAACAACAAACAGGGAGATAATCAGGCTGCAACAGGTTCAGCCTCGACGGCGACGACAGCGGCAGCAGCATTGTCTTCGGAGACAAAAGACCACTCCGGCGGCATTTCAGGCAAAGGAGGGTACACACAGGGACCACGCTTAACA is a genomic window containing:
- the LOC141711393 gene encoding inositol-tetrakisphosphate 1-kinase 3-like isoform X1, producing MKEEIKTELKNDVVEEEKLAFEKIVVVGYALTSKKINSFLQPKLLSLARSKGISFVAIDQSRPLSDQGPFDILLHKLSGKEWRKALEDFRQMHPEVTVLDPPDAIQHLYNRQYMLQDVADLNFSDAYGIVRAPRQLVIKKDPLSIPEAVSKAGLILPLVAKPLVVDGTAKSHELALAYDQHSLQMLETPLVLQEFVNHGGILFKVYIVGEAIKVVRRFSLPDVSKQEWSKSAGVFRFPRVSCAAASADDADLDPSIAGPSYLVCYNVEDDWIFAHAKSLADRFQLVENMELPPQLLLERLAQELRHRLGLHLFNLDIIRERGSKDRFYVIDINYFPGYGKVPDYEHMFTNFLLSLVQSKYKTNYAGAC
- the LOC141711393 gene encoding inositol-tetrakisphosphate 1-kinase 3-like isoform X3, coding for MKEEIKTELKNDVVEEEKLAFEKIVVVGYALTSKKINSFLQPKLLSLARSKGISFVAIDQSRPLSDQGPFDILLHKLSGKEWRKALEDFRQMHPEVTVLDPPDAIQHLYNRQYMLQDVADLNFSDAYGIVRAPRQLVIKKDPLSIPEAVSKAGLILPLVAKPLVVDGTAKSHELALAYDQHSLQMLETPLVLQEFVNHGGILFKVYIVGEAIKVVRRFSLPDVSKQEWSKSAGVFRFPRVSCAAASADDADLDPSIAELPPQLLLERLAQELRHRLGLHLFNLDIIRERGSKDRFYVIDINYFPGYGKVPDYEHMFTNFLLSLVQSKYKTNYAGAC
- the LOC141711393 gene encoding inositol-tetrakisphosphate 1-kinase 4-like isoform X2, with protein sequence MLLLLRRSIASCNLSFSVSLGVRVFHLLLLTKAGHFLIKVRLTFSYISCQEKNGEKLSRLVHELLLLFSFTYSDFRQMHPEVTVLDPPDAIQHLYNRQYMLQDVADLNFSDAYGIVRAPRQLVIKKDPLSIPEAVSKAGLILPLVAKPLVVDGTAKSHELALAYDQHSLQMLETPLVLQEFVNHGGILFKVYIVGEAIKVVRRFSLPDVSKQEWSKSAGVFRFPRVSCAAASADDADLDPSIAGPSYLVCYNVEDDWIFAHAKSLADRFQLVENMELPPQLLLERLAQELRHRLGLHLFNLDIIRERGSKDRFYVIDINYFPGYGKVPDYEHMFTNFLLSLVQSKYKTNYAGAC